A stretch of Phragmites australis chromosome 12, lpPhrAust1.1, whole genome shotgun sequence DNA encodes these proteins:
- the LOC133886682 gene encoding alcohol dehydrogenase 2, whose protein sequence is MATAGKVIKCKAAVAWEAGKPLSIEEVEVAPPQAMEVRVKILYTALCHTDVYFWEAKGQTPVFPRILGHEAGGIVESVGEGVTELTPGDHVLPVFTGECKECAHCKSEESNMCDLLRINVDRGVMIGDGQSRFSINGKPIFHFVGTSTFSEYTVIHVGCLAKINPEAPLDKVCVLSCGISTGLGATLNVAKPVKGSTVAIFGLGAVGLAAMEGARLAGASRIIGVDVNPAKYEQAKKFGCTDFVNPKDHDKPVQEVLVEMTNGGVDRSVECTGNINAMISAFECVHDGWGVAVLVGVPHKEAVFKTHPMNFLSEKTLKGTFFGNYKPRTDLPNVVEMYMKKELELEKFITHSVPFSEINTAFDLMLKGEGLRCIMKMDE, encoded by the exons ATGGCGACCGCCGGGAAGGTGATCAAGTGCAAAG CCGCGGTGGCATGGGAGGCTGGCAAGCCGCTGTCGatcgaggaggtggaggtggcgccgCCGCAGGCCATGGAGGTGCGCGTCAAGATCCTCTACACCGCGCTCTGCCACACCGATGTCTACTTCTGGGAGGCCAAG GGGCAAACTCCGGTGTTCCCGAGGATCTTAGGCCATGAAGCTGGAGG CATCGTGGAGAGTGTTGGAGAGGGTGTGACCGAGCTCACACCAGGCGACCATGTTCTCCCAGTATTCACTGGTGAGTGCAAGGAGTGTGCTCACTGCAAGTCAGAGGAGAGCAACATGTGTGACCTCCTCAGGATCAACGTCGACCGAGGTGTGATGATCGGAGATGGACAGTCCCGCTTCTCCATCAACGGGAAACCTATCTTCCACTTTGTCGGGACATCCACCTTCAGCGAGTACACCGTCATCCATGTTGGCTGCCTCGCGAAGATCAACCCCGAGGCACCTCTTGACAAAGTTTGTGTTCTTAGCTGTGGTATCTCAACTG GTCTTGGCGCAACACTCAATGTCGCAAAACCAGTGAAGGGTTCGACGGTGGCGATTTTTGGTCTTGGAGCTGTAGGCCTTGCT GCCATGGAAGGCGCCAGGCTGGCTGGGGCATCAAGGATCATCGGTGTCGACGTGAACCCGGCAAAATATGAACAAG CTAAGAAATTTGGCTGCACTGACTTTGTGAACCCCAAGGACCACGACAAGCCGGTGCAAGAG GTGCTCGTTGAGATGACCAATGGCGGAGTCGACCGCAGTGTTGAGTGCACTGGCAACATCAATGCCATGATATCTGCCTTTGAATGTGTTCATGAT GGCTGGGGTGTGGCCGTGCTGGTCGGTGTGCCGCACAAGGAGGCCGTGTTCAAGACTCACCCGATGAACTTCCTGAGCGAGAAGACTCTGAAGGGAACCTTCTTCGGTAACTACAAACCGCGCACCGACCTGCCCAACGTTGTCGAGATGTACATGAAGAAG gagctggagctggagaaGTTCATCACGCACAGCGTGCCGTTCTCGGAGATCAACACGGCGTTCGACCTGATGCTCAAGGGGGAGGGCCTGCGCTGCATCATGAAGATGGATGAGTAA